The window gctatAATTTTAATTGTATTGTATAAAGGGAGTAACATATGACTAGTGTGAACTTAATGATGACGAaggtttaaaattaaaatcacataaaGCATCTAAAATCACATGCAAATAATGACATTTAAAATTGAAACATGTCAAAAGTGAAAAGTTTTACAATGTAACATCCCTCTAACAACTTAACAAAAAATGCCAATTAAAATTTAGGCTAGTCAAGAACGGACAATTAATGTATCATGTAACGGCATTCTTCCCACCTAACAAatgttgtatattattttaattattatatgtttCGTGTTAATTACTTAATATGGATGAACCATTTTCAATacctattaaatatataataagtatCCAATTAAGCCTTCTTTTCAAAATCGTGGATGATTTAGAAGAGTTACTATATAAACATACTATCACAACTTATGTTTACCGAGTTCCCGAATTATATCATTTTCGACATTAAGGTTGATTATTGCTTTAAAAGTTTTAGTGATGGTGAATATAAAATACACATGATGATcttataaaacaatttttttattgaaacatAGACTTGTAAATACTACATGCACTAAAATCTATTTAGACAACACCTTATTGTGCACGATGAGGTGTTGTTTTATTTGAAGTTTTTTGACTTCTTGGAACATATTTTCTCATCCAAACATGTTTACCATTAATGGTAAACTTAGCCTTCGGCAATCCATTGAGGATGGTATAAATTATGTCAACTTCAAAGAATACAATTCTAGCAAAGAGTGGTTGATCTCCAATCTTTCTCACTTCTTCCATGGAAAATGATTCAATGCAGTCTCCAAAATTTTGCACAAGAAATTCGCGAATTTCCCACTCGGTCACTGGATAGCCTTTGGAAAATGTAGCAAACATAGTCCGATTTTCATGAGGCAAAACACTACTGCTAGAACCATTAGACAACATTAATTGCATGGAAAGTTGCTGTTGGCTCTCTGCTATCCGTCGAGCTTCGTTATGAAATACAGTTTGTTGCATTAAATCACTAAAAGCCTGCATACAAATTTGTGTTCGAACTATTTCCACTCCAGATATTGCAAGTGTTTGATTGTTTTGCAAATACTGGAGTGAAAATCCATGTATGAAGCTTTGtgtaaaattaatatcattGACTTCATTTATGAGATGTAGTTGTGGATTATTGATAAAATTGAGGCATATGTCAGCCTCATCTACAAGCTCACTAATGAGTTGGATGGGTAAATGGATGATTCTTCGTATGATGCCTAGGAAACCGACCCGCTCAAGCCACAACCAAAAGGACATGGTATTCATGGCATCCATGGGATCGCAGAATAGTTCTGTCACAAGAATCATGTATAACATACGATCCATGGTGTGAAACACACGAAATTTTGCTTCAGAAATATGGACTTGCGTAGGCCAATTAGAGAAACCTTCCATGACTGATGTGTAAGTGTGTCAAAAGCCTacattcaaaaatcaaaaaagacAATGTATTAGTACGCAATCTAgcttattttttattagtgtGTTCGGGTGTCAAACCATCTTAGAATCAATTGATTCTTAGAAGATTCATAAGTGGTATACAATTACACTTGTTACTTATAAGTTCTCCAAATATATAAGAGAGGTATAGTAGGACTTGATATACAAATTGTTGAATCAAAGAAACATTGAGAAGATATATAtggatattaaaaaaagaaaaaaaacttcatgaatgaaggaatgaaaataagttttattttgatatcCTTATGAGTTGAGAAATAGGTATGATCAAGCGTATCTATTGTAGAATGTAAATAGATCTAAACGATAAAGATGAAAAGAATGCCAACTCAAAGAAAGTAAACAAGCTTACTAGTTTTGAGTAGAAGAGATGTTGAAGcttgttatgaataaaaaaaactcTCACGAGCCCTTTTATAGCAAATTTGTGTAATGGTAGATGACTTcgagaaatattataataaatagatatttacaattttcaaaTATGTACAAAGATGCAATTAACGCATttactactatatttttgtCATTGTTCTAAGCATGCACGcacttacacacacacacacatatgacaGCTCATGACAGTTGTAAATCTAAAAGTGACAAGCACAAAGAAGTATATGATGGACAAAATTACATGCAAAAAAAGcctaactaaaatttatataggTCCAAATGTGGTTAAGATTAAGATGTAACGTCTTCCAGCCTAGCCTAGTCTACCCACCTAACAAAGgcattatgttattttttttatttaataattaaatattaattttggtgAACGACGTTCTAATCTTACAATTTCATATGTATTAACACATCAAAGTTTTATAACATTTCCTAAATTGATGAAATTCCGTCATATATGTAACACAAAAGATATCGCGAAGAtaaattaaagataatatacATGATAATACAAGGTATGAAAATTATTTCACAATAAAATTTGCATTATTCATTAcggtaaaatattttatatccaCAGAGTATATAAAAAACATGTAGATAGttgaaaatatcattttatgcGTACGAGAGTCGAGACGATATTTAACtcaatttgtttttgaaatataCCAGTGGAAGTGAACATCCAGATAGAAATAGTATGAAAAAATAAGCCATAGTTAAGGCAGTCGTGACATTTCTCGTCAttaattattgaattttttgtggtgtgtccatgagcacatgctaagccttaaattttataactttaacTGGTTTCGATTGGTTCATACTtctcaataattatatatactagtttataacccgtgcaattcacgggcaattataatatttgttattttattgaatatattttaagtttaactaattttattttgaaaataaaattatgacaaaataatatggttgattaaattttttatttaacagctgAATAAATTCTTAACAGTTAAGttcgtcaaatggctaattaaaaacTAGGTcgaatattcatattttaattggaatgttaaaaaatatttttttacaagttataatttaaggagactTATAAATCCAGATATAAACCAACCAATCAACTTaataatatttcgttattaataattaatactaTAGTATtgaacatattataagttaaagcgAAGAGTAAACCCAAATACCGAACTATCATACTAAcctattttttaatgttttgatttattagataataaaaaatgtattataaCATATTAGAAATTAAGGAGGTCTGTGGGTTAAATACCAACCGACACACCAAACTCGACAGATCGATCGACTGACTGATCGACCGACGAACTAAACATTTCATGTTTCGACTTTAATAGTAcgataatatatagtatagtgcagattgataaattaattttaaagtgAGATCACTagagaatttaaaaataatgttaatgtattttggttgaaaaatatgaccgattatttattaataattatatataatattattatatttttatatatatatgtcgctCGTGTTAATCGTAGAAGatcggtttttttagttagaaaatctaaaaaagataatgtttttcaattaaaaagataattactatgttgctcgatgttattttataagattgagattttttagttagaagatataaaagataatatatttcgGTTCAAAGGAATaactggttatatagataggcccatatTTTGGCCCAGGTACCACCAGTTATTTATTAgtaactatatataatattattatatttttataaatatgtcgcccgTGTTATTTGTAGAAGATCGAtttttttagttggaaaatctaaaaaagataatgtgtttcaattaaaaagataattactatattgctcgatgttattttagaagattgagatttttttcgttagaatatataaaagataatatattttagttaaaaggaataactggttatatagatagactcATATTTCGGCTCAGCTACCGACCaaccaaattttcaatttttcgactttaatagtatagtatagatagatgATTTGAGTTTGacatattttttcttatttaatattcTCCCACTTGTTCATACTTcctttttcatatttataactaaatatgcgatcttttttgaaaaaatatatttttggaataataaagataatatttatataaattatattattgaatgtTATTTGGAGAACTTCGTGTCATACTAAcgttataatttttcattcatcAGAGGCTTCAACTCTTTTAGAATCTACGTCATAAACTAAAAACACTATATAAACAATTCAgtaataaattatatgaataattttaaatttataaattacttaTCTAAAATATCTAAATCAGTTTTACTATAAATGATGTCTTTTAGTTGCAAAGACATCCGCTTCCTAGAAACCGATGTgttaagttaattttttttggagggggggggggggggataacGCACTTAATCCCCTATATCGTTCTTCTTTAGCAGTATTTTCCCAAATTTTCCCCCAAgccaaaatcaaaatataaaaattaaaggaTAAATAATCAGATCTTAAAAGCATAAAACACATAACACATACACAAAACAGACCATCTTTCTCTATCTCTCTTTACCAGTTTCCCCAAACCCAAACTCAAAAACCCTAGATTTCACCAAGCAAATTAGCTCTAATTCATGTAGAGGTCAACAAGTAATAGCTCAAATGAAGGTTAAAATCACACATGAGGCTCCAATTTGTTCCCGGCGTTGAGAGCTCCCGTCTTTGAAAGCTCCGAATTGCAAGCTCGATTTTACGCGATTGCTCATATAGTTTAACAACATCTCAATTATAACTCAGCACTGAATTAGGTATGTCTGAAcgtaatttatattcatttgatttttaaaatctcaagttTTTGTGCATGTTTAATTGGTCGTGTATCATtcctttttaatataaaacgTAAATGTTAACTGATATCATTCATTCTATTATTCACAAATTGTTTGTCTAAATTCAACTCCGGTCTTTActttttgttcatttttttctttcctttttaatGTTATTGTAATACTAAACTATTATTAGCCAATCGTTCATTTGACCATTTTACCATTTAAAGAGCATAAAGTAGTTAATTTTCTTCACAAAGCTAATGAAGGACAATTATTGTAGAATCCAATTGGCATATGCAAGTCACTATTTCTGAAGCTAAATTTCGTGTGTTTCACACAATAGATCGAATATTATACATGATTCTTGTGACAGATCTCTTATGTAATCCAATAGATGCCATGAAAATCATGGCCTTTTGGTTATGGCTTGAGCGTATGGACTTTCTAAGTGTCATAAGAAGAATCATGCTCTTGCCTATCCACCTCATTAGTGTGCTTGTGGATGAGGCTAACGTATGCCTCAAATTCATCAATAACCCACAACTGCCTCTCACAAATGAATGCAATGATATTCATTTTACACAAAATCTCATACATGGATTCTCACTCTAGTATTTGCAAACGAATAAAACACTTGAGAAATTTGGAGTGGAAATAGTccaaactaaaatttattttctggCTTTTAGTGATTTATGGAACAAACTATTATAAAAAGTGAAACTTGAAGGATAGCCCAGAACCAACAACAACTCTCCATACAACAAGGATGTCGTATAATGGTTCTAGCAATAGAGTGGTGCCTCATGAACAACAGACTATGTTTTCCACATTTTCCAAAGGCTATCTAGTGGTCATGTGGGAAATTCGACACTTTCTTGTGCAAAATTTTGGAGACTGCATTAAATCCATTTGCATGAAAAAGGTGAAGGAGATTGGAGATCAACCGTTATTTGCTCGAGTAGTATTCTTTGGAGTTAACATAATATACATCGTCTAAGATGGTTTACCCAAGACTGAAATTTTCATTACTAATAAACATATTTGGACGAGGAAGTTTGTGCCAAGAAGTCTAAGAAATTCAAATGAAACAACACACGTGTGCGTACAATGAGGTGTTATATTGAACTTCATTTGATTTTTTGGAACGTACTTCCTCATCCAAACATGTTTACAGTTAATGGTAAACTTAGCCTTTGGTAAGCCATCTAAGATGATGTAAATTATGTTAACTTCAAAGAATACTATTTGAGAAAATAGCGGTTGATCTCCAATCTCCCTCACCTGTTCCATGGAAATGGATTCAATGCAGTCTCCAAAATTTTGCACAAGAAAGTTTCGAATTTCACACTTGATCACTGGATAGCTTTTGAAAAATGTGGAAAACATAGTCTTTTGTTCATGAGGCACTACCCTATTGCTAGAACCATTATAAAACATCACTTGTTGTATGGAGAGTTTTTGTTGGTTCTAGGATATCCTTCAAGTTTCACTTTTTATAATAGCTTGTTCCAGTAAATCACTAAAAGCCAGcaaataaattttagtttggACTATTTCCACTCCAAAATTTTCAAGTGTTTGATTTGTTTGCAAATACTGGAGTGAGAATCCATGTAtgaaattttttgtaaaatgaaTATCATTGTATTCGTTTGTGAGAGGCAGTTGTGGATTATTGATGAATTTGAGGCATACGTTAGCCTCATCCACAAGCGCACTAACGAGGTGGATAGGAAAGAGCATGATTCTTCTTATGACATTTAGAAAGTCCATAAGCTCAAGCCATAACCAAAAGGCCATGATTTTCATGGCATCAATTGGATTGCATAAGAGATTTGTCACAAGAATCATGTATAATATTCGATCTATTATGTGAAAGACACGAAATTTTGCTTCAGAAATATGGACTTGCATATGCCAATTGGGGAATCCTTGTCGTCTAAAGACATCCTGACCTCAAGGCAATTAGGACTGTTAAAATTTCATGCTTCAAAGAAGATAAAGTGGTGCTCAGACCTATGCTAGAACAGTTCAAATTAAAGAAGACTAAGGAGATTATACATGATACTTCAAGGGTACGTGGTCATCCATCCCCGATTACCATTACAACTGAAGGCATGGATCTGAATTTGTCATTCAGAAAGCTGAGGGAGATGAGACACATTACTTCcgtacaaaaatttaaaagctaGGTTTGAGAATCCACCTCCTGTGAATGCGTTGGAATAGGTCGCTTTGAACACCATCACTTCCGGATTTGACTTGCAGAAGCGGGTGGAACTCAAGGAAGAGGGAGCAACAAAGAGAAGGGCTGATGAAGCTGCTCTAAATGCAAAAGCTAGGAAGGCAAGAAAGACCGACGCAGACTAGAGGagcactatattttattattattattattattattattattattattattattaaaagtattatatcctattaaaacacatatattgataagttttttataatataacgaTTATTCATAGGATAGAATTACATCTCAACATAACTCAacgtattaatttttaaaaccgaaacgaTTTAACTTAGGATTTAACTCCCTTTCAGTGGAACATCGGAagtatataatatcaaaaatttgttatcatgttttaaaattttttatttgataataaCTATTATTATACGGCTATAAAAAGACATCTATTGActaggaattttttttatttaattttaattattattatactactataaaaagacttttgtattgattagaatttccTAATGTAACGATTTTTCCactatttatatcatatttcagaattcaaataaataaggagGAATATCAAATTACTAACTTTtgattatcattatataattttttttcaataatacttATTAGTATACTATTATGAAAAGAATCTTACATTGACTAAGATTCtataatataacaattattttactAACAGAATTACATCATCAACAAAATTATTAGTCTGATTTTAAaaactcaaacaatttaatttacaaacaacTCTGTGTAACTATTATATAAATCTCAAATTTTGATGATCATACATTATGGCAAGCCACTTTAATGTTTTAGCTtgctttgatatatatattgttgataGAGCCCGTCATATTCTATGTTCTAACTTAGTTTTGCAGGAAGTTAATATATCAGCATAACAGTAAGCTGTAATGTGATAATAGAAAGCTGTTACAGAGATCGAACAGAAGTTGAATTCTACCCAGTTTTTATCTCAAGACATCTATGAGGTTTAGGACTTCTTAGTTGTAAATTCTctgtataatatatgtttttacttAATGCCTTAAGCTCGTTTAAAATCTATAAAATGTTTTCTAAAATAACGGGAGAAGTTGAGAAGGATTCAAACTCTTTATCTCTTAACAACTTCTATCTTTCCCATAACTATAGGAGTTGATTTATAGACGTTTTTCCTTGTATCAACACTCCTATACTTATGCATCTGACTTAATGACGCTAAGAACAACATTCATATGAATGTTAATGGAAGAAATCCGATTATATCCGTTATATTATTTCAGCATATATACGATTTCAATTTTCATACAGACTACGCAACTCGCACTTTGAAAAGCAAAACAATATCTTTAAACACGAGCTTAAGTCTTCACTACCTTCATATGTTATTTAGAGAATATATCTTGAGTTGTAATCGTTATATTTGTAATTGATTATGGTAATTAGTTGCTGAAATTAGCAAATAGTTCTTAGAGTTTAGAAAGAGGAGAGTTAGGTAGTTAGTCGCATTGTTTTCCAGGTGCAAAGGGTTCAGGATCGAAGGAATTCAAGAAGAGGAAGCTCAACGAATTCAGAGGTTCAAGGGACAGATTGCTTGGAGAAGTCAGTGGGGTGCTAATTGCAGTCAGCATATAGTTAAGGGATAACAACAAGCTATTTCACTGATCGGGAAggggagatatattattattgtgtaATTGCTGTTATATGCAGtaaaaatatattctcttaccaagtTAATAAGGGACCAAGACGTACACCATTAGATATAGGGGTCGaacttataatataaataaatgatctaAATTCTTGTTACAAGCCTCTGGTCAATTATAGCAACCATTTCATGTTGGctatattttcttttgtaagAGGAGTCGTCTATGAGAGCacacatttttatattttgtttatattttttatttatgaatgacATATATACCTTTTGCTAAAGGCTTTTGCGGGTTGTAAAATCTCTGACAGCAACTCCAATTCTGCAAAATCCTAActaaaacagagttgatatattaaaaaaagaaaaatatataatctccTCAAAATCACACACTCCAAAGATACATTTattttgtctataattttattcaagtcTTTGTGAATGACTGTATTTATTATACTGTAACAAATGTCACGTCTTAATTATCATCGGGAAAAAAGTCTtataaattcaacaaattttacataatatcttatctTATGGATCTAAAGACCGACCATTATAATCAACAGTCAACACCATTGAAAGTGATTTAAGATGGtgcaaaaaacttaaaagatgaACGGGCCAGAATATAAATTCTGATCCACATAATGAATTCGAATTGGGGTTGGATTAGAAGACCAACCAACTGATAGTACTCTGAACctgatttaaaataataataaatatattaataaatataacttttattaaaagaataaaaaatatttataacaatactttaattgatattaattaattaataaataacataaatAATGCTCTTTCAATTTTACCAAATTCTTTACAATAGGTTGGGcatgaaaattatgaaaaaagatataaaatagTGCTAAAGAGTAAGAAAAGTGATATTAAACCAGTACTTATTGGCTTTTTTTTAAGTTACTACATAATGTGGGGGTAACGTGAAGGCTGAGGGGCACTGCTAGGAACTTTCTGGTGCATGAGTAGTACTCCTACTTCTTTGTAGCTTCAAGCCAGAACTTTGTTTATGATATCGCGGCTTCTGCACATGGCTTCAAGTGGCTCGAGTTTAGGCATAGTAAGTCCTCTTCCTTCGGCCAAATCAACCTCCTCCTCGCTAATTCTCTTCCACTCAAAACATTGTATTAACGAGGCTAAAGCCAAGCCAACGACACGTTGGGCGAGTCCAGAACCAGGGCAAGACCTTCTGCCCATACCAAATGGCATCAACTTATAAGGCTCAGCTGATATTCCACTTTCAAACCTCTCTGGCTTAAAACTTAAAGGATCATCCCACACCTTTTCATCCCTGTGAATGGATGTCACGAATTGGGCTAGAAAATATATAGTGGGCCAACTTATACTCTCGGACTTAGTGGTGACTGTTGCAAGCCCAATAGTTGTAGAACATAGACTCGTACTATAAGTAAACATATTACTCTTACTTTGCTGGTTATGAAATGGAATGAATGTTTTTATCTTTTATTCTCTCTGCATTTTCCTTTCCAGTACTCTTCTTTTATGTTCAGTAGCTTTAATTGCTTGTTCTAGTTGTTAAGATCAtgacaattggtatcagagccaccaGTTTCTCGGACATGGCGGGCACAATACCTATTAACTTTCCTCTCGCTTCATACTCTTCAAACCCctttcaaaaccctaatttcaccCATGATTTCTATCATCCGTACCCATACAGCCCACCTCTAACTCCTCTACACCAGTATACACCACCTCCAACACCTCCGCATGTTTACCATCATATTCAACCACCACCAGAACCATCATATTATTCCTACACTACTCCCGAAACACCTTATCTTACCAGATCTCCAATGCTAATTACTGATACCACCAAGGGTTTTCTGCATCAATTAGATAGTAAGGTCACTCAGTTAGATGAAAAACTCGTTGCAATTAGTAAGTTgattgttaacggaggaatttggtagttaacaaaattcgaggttcgtggccggaatcaagatctgtgacggtggCTAAGCGGTGGTGATGGAAAATAttggggtggctgagattagggtttcgagttgcctccagatgctcccaactcgtgtccccctaatttgcctacgtacccctatatttataggggatcaagccagtacgtagttcttttctccttaggaaacctaaacctaataggattaggcttccccttctgctatcttcctcctgaaaggggcccaatacgatgaggcctagtcttgggccttgtagactctcgagcacccaaaacttaccccaaatgcaaggacgcttctctactccccgacagggacaacccgccagactacagagatagagccttccagggcgtatcttcgagaaggttccacaagctccccgacaaggacaactcgccagactacagagcaaggcctcctctaatcttcattctctatctcccaaggagggcaactcctcagactgcaaggtagagtcttcgacaaattaacagtaggatctatacacacccaagggcgtccccctaggtaaaatatgtccccttctgcccttcaaatgacgatctttctctgtaagcttcaacttggcgcgccctgaaaataaggcgcgccctatcttcttGAACTGGTCTCTTCTGACTGACATGGCTAGTTTGGGCTTGGTCCAATATTGAGCCCATCATAGTCTTCTTTTATGGGCCAGGTCTTCATGGTGATTTTtgcatataacaactaccccccagatcttggtggCATTGAAGATGTCGACGAGATCTTGATGTCCTTCATCCCCTGAGATGTCATATCTTGGTTGTTCTTCATTGGTGCAGAAGATGTAGACATTCCTTAATTAGACGCACCATACGTTGCCGTATAATAGCTGAGTCTGAATAGTGCAACTGAGTCGAATGGGGGAGATTCCTCTGAAGCTGATGTTGAAAAagttgtttgaagatgaagttGATTCTGCTTGTCGGAGGTGAAGATGATGTTCGCTTGACGGAGGTGAATGCAACATTTGCTTGATGGATGTGAAGGTAGTGTTTGCCTGATGAAGACGATGGCGAGGTTGCTGAGGATGAGGCCACGGAAGCCGAGACTAAAGGagagatgaggccgcggaagccgaggctgaaggaGAGATGAGGCTGCAGAAGCCGAGGCCGAaggagaggccgcggaagccgaggctgaagaTGAGGCTGCGGAAGCCAAGGCTGGAGGAGAGATGAGGCTGCGGAAGCCGAGACCGAaggagaggccgcggaagccgaggctgaagaTGAGGCTGCGGAAGCCAAGGCTGGAGGAGAGATGAGGCTGCGGAAGCCGATGCTGAaggagaggccgcggaagccgaggctgaagaTGAGGCTGCGGAAGCCAAGGctgaagatgaggccgcggaagccaatgctggagatgaggCCATGGAAGCCGAGGATGAAGCAGAAGAATGTGCCTTCTACCACGTCTTAGATGTGGATGAGGCGTTCCcttcttatccaaatccttctTCTAATCTGTATGATCACCCCCCAGTTTCGGAGTATGAGCTTGACTTGAAGATGCAGGTTGGAGAAGACAGTGTTGCGAAGATGTGTTGTGACATATATTTACACCGAATCTTGAAGACTGGAGTGTTGGACGTGTCTctgtatacaatatatatacacaattttaTTTCGCAAAATAATAAGGTTAGTATTTACCTCATGGCGCACCCTGTTAGGGGAAGGCGCGCCTCTCGATAATTTCAAGAGAACGCTGTTCCGGAGAGACACATCTTGTAAATATCCTCCATTACTTTCATCCTGAGTTTACCTTACGAATTCTTTTCCTGTCTAAAAATAgcttactaaataaaatattaggtTAGAGATAcacaatatttattatataaacaccacacataaatatattaatatatttgtggTGTTATAATAATAATCCATACTCGACAAGAGAAATATATAATTCGATTACgcatgaaatatttaaatttaaaacatacatattcaaaaataaatatatgcatgacaagaatatatataccaaaTGAAAGttacaaaaaatgaaaaatacttATCTTTACATTGAACATGAGAAACTCCATGCACCTGCACCTCAAGACATGTCAGCGATTATAACAACATATGCTCTCTATCTTCCGGTATGTTTGTATGCACTATCACCAAGATCCTGTTGTTTTTTCACATTGACCCACAAACAAAGAActccaaaataataataatatatacacttaaCATGTACACAATCACAATTCTACGTGTcaaattatctttaaaaataatcCGTGCATTTATGTAcagaaaagaaataatatatgatACGAAGGAAAATTAAGAAAGGCTTATCTTTATTTTTGCTGGCTGCCATTTATGTCAGCTCGTCATGTGCTCCTTTAATTCTTAAGTGTCGGTTTCCTTTTAAACCAGCCATTCAAGCTTCGGCAATTTGCTCCATTCCTTGGTTTTCTTTCTCTTCCCCTTCAATTACCACTCTTCTTAAACCTGTTC of the Daucus carota subsp. sativus chromosome 4, DH1 v3.0, whole genome shotgun sequence genome contains:
- the LOC108217086 gene encoding uncharacterized protein LOC108217086 — protein: MEGFSNWPTQVHISEAKFRVFHTMDRMLYMILVTELFCDPMDAMNTMSFWLWLERVGFLGIIRRIIHLPIQLISELVDEADICLNFINNPQLHLINEVNDINFTQSFIHGFSLQYLQNNQTLAISGVEIVRTQICMQAFSDLMQQTVFHNEARRIAESQQQLSMQLMLSNGSSSSVLPHENRTMFATFSKGYPVTEWEIREFLVQNFGDCIESFSMEEVRKIGDQPLFARIVFFEVDIIYTILNGLPKAKFTINGKHVWMRKYVPRSQKTSNKTTPHRAQ